The region aacattgattcatatgaatatatcaagttagaattacatacctcatTGATGTAGAatttcttcatgaagcttgagtgcctagtgccccaagtgtgacacctcaaatggttcacacaacatcaaatacacttggaatagattagagagaaatccacacttcatgacAATCGTTTAGCCCTTTCACATATATTCTAGTGCCGATTTTTTCAACAATaaaatctttatatagtgtcacaattagggtaaaccctaattgtcatggctttcaatttccttggatccatgggttcaaatacaccatggagcatcctatgggttttagcccaacttgataatccatggagtcttagcccactataaaagtatggatgattcacacaatcaactcatatatttaattagtctttttttgatcacttaattaattctagattaattcttgatcaataataattaaataatcttattaatatattagaacttataatatattaaccaaccttaagtgttatttatctcattttagtcaatccaaatgcatgatgccatgcaactcaaatggaccatgccgggtcgggtcaagtcttaccaattatagttatggatttagaaattaatccaacagCTGGCTGGTGGCACTTTGGATCCGCTTTTAGTTGGCGGAGATGGTACTGTTGTTGAAGGAGGTTTATCGAGGCAGCAGGCGGCAATAGGCGGTGGTCGACAGCTGGAGCTGTTATCGTTAGGCGTTGATGAGAAATCGGCGATCAGAGGTTGTCGGGTCGGTAATCGCTGCCAAAGGATGAAGGTCTTTGCGAAGTTGCTTCGTCCGAAGTTGGAGGTCAGCTAGTTGGGAACGACCAGAAATTAATTATGATCACCGAAGACTACAGCTGGTCAACTTGGTTGCTGCCAGCAATGAGACAAGGTTGTTATTGGTGGTGCGTCGTCGGGAGGAGCAGAGGTTGATGATGGTTCATCGGGAGAGTTCACATCTGGGAAGAGTAATGGAATGGTGGGTCCTGcttcttttttcttttgtatGTGTGGAGAAGTGGACCAGATGGGTCCCTCGTGGGTTTTTGTCTTTGGTTTATAGTATATACCGTATATACCACCTCCCTTTTTTCGATTGAAAAGGGACAGATTGTAGTAAACTTTTTTTTAGGTTTATGGAATGTACAAGCAACACAATTGTGCTTACAAACAGCTATCTCAAGGATGGAAGGTGTAGACTGAAAATCTCTACATGAAAACGAGTTTCTTGTAATATAAACTAGAAATGGGTAAAAAAAATCATAAGAACTTTCTTTTCTTCTCCATTTTATAAATAAGTCACCAACAAGTGATGAAATTGATCTGTAATGTCTTTGTAAGCTTCATAAATGTTTGAATGAATAAAACCTAGATATTTTCTTGGTAATATGaactgaaaataaaataaaagctgATAGAATAACTCGTCAAAATAAGCTGAAGTAAGGTAAAACCCATAAAAActtcttttattttttcaaaCTTCTAAAGAAAACAccaaataaacaacaattttttttcttctcAAACTTGTTGAAAAAAAACCCCTAAAATATAGACAAAAACGGATCAGATAAGGTTTCCTTCTcataaaactttcttttctcttccaCTTGCTCAACAAGCCGTCAAAATATGAACAAGGAACAAATATGAAAATTTTTCGTTGTCCTTCTTTAAGCTTTTAaagaaaacaccaaaaatatgaaccATGGTGGGGTAAGCACCCCTCTCATGTGACGGTGTATGTGAGTGAAATGAATACTTATAACACAACTCATATCACATTAGGAATAAAAATTATCTTTTTCAATTAATTGTAAATTACATTTttacttttaatatatttttattaattttttagttGATTAGTTTTGACTAATATAAGAGTCAAAACCATTTTAATGTTTATATCGAGCAAGAAACACAAATTCAATaatatctctaaatattatttaaagagaaaccttatgacatcatctaaaacaatttggaccgttgattgtgttttctttataggttttacacccttagatcaatttgcttatgtcaccttgatcaaacaagaagtcaacccgttatattaggaaattaaatgtaggaattgaatgaaaatgatacttgaattctttccaaacttacaactacaaaattggttccttattaatgtaaaccttaaatttaagttttatttccattcaaaattgttttccaaatacattatatgttgaaatctcggaaactattaatttcaaatttcaaaagtttcagATATTGttatgaaccaatacacttttcaagcatgatatcttctattttaagtttaaatgagatttcaattgattacctgctaattttcatcatattgacttgtatatatatttcaaacctttttaataatcgatttacacaaacattatgtcataattccCACGTAGAAAACAAATGCAAAAAAACTTCAACCTTCCCATCAGTCTGATTAGTCGAATAATATATGTATTTCTTCCTTAAATCATTTTAATCTGtaagtttgatattgtttttGAAATTATATGTTTTTACTCATTCGTATGGTTCTTTGTTGAATACTTATAATTTGGATGTATAATGTTGTTGTGTTCGGTTCTTGGTTCCATCTTTTTAATCGGTAACTACGatcctattttcgaaaatagtaaactcaatgttaaaattggatgttatatataatgaaattatgatgttacATGTGTGTGTATACCTTTGTAAAAAATCGATAGACAAGACAAGAGATGACATGACATAATTTAACAGACGGGTTGTACAAAAGACATGAACACCCTCATTAGAAAGTTTTTTTATGTCTCCGGTAGTAACAAAATAAGAATAAGAAATATACCTTCTCAACAATTGATGTGAGctttaaagttaaatataagCATGTTGTGAAAGATGAAAATAGGCTCCTGTATTCTTTTTTCAAAAAGAATCGGTACCATACATGGGCAGGTAAGAATGCACAGTATAATAGAAGTGTGCACTCAACTAGAGTCACCATTTGACCCTGAAATACCAAAAACGCCCCTCAAAACTTTCTGGAAAAAAATCAGGcatactcaaggaccaaaaatgtaatctaCTCTAAACTtaagtaaaatatatatatatatatatatatatatatatatatatatatatatatatatatatatgaattttgttgttatgctatatgttttttagttttggttcaaaGGCAAAATggtgattaaaaaaaaaaaaaaaaaaaaaaaaaaaaaaaaaaaaaaaacactaatagCTAGGCTGTTAACTTAGGCAATCATAAAAGTTTTATGAAACAGTGAAACAAGGTCCAAAAACTACAACCTGATTttttagggaccaaaaccaaaaaaaatcaactaaacacagggaccaaatatgtaaatcactaaaaataaatgaaaaagaaatagtGAAACAAGGTCCAAAAACTACAACCTGATTttttagggaccaaaaccaaaaaaaaatcaactaaacacagggaccaaatatgtaaatcactaaaaataaatgaaaaaacttttgtttatactgatccctccgccccccccccccccccccccccattttgaGGTCATGGTAGTAGATTGAGCTTCATCACTTCTGCCCCTAATTTGCTCTTTGCTTTATAGTAAGGATTGTTCTTTACTACCACTTAATCATTTCTTGTACGTTCAGGATCCATTGATATAATCTCTGTTGTATTTCAAATTCAATAACAAaattgtaattaattaatttcttattaaagttaataaattataaatttatctcACTTCCTGCTCATCCAAGTTTTCTCATTGCTATAGCATCACGAAGTTGATCATATCACATATTTTTCTATATAAGAAACACTAATATCAACAAAAGAAGCTATTTAATTTCGTAATAaagttgaattaaaaaataagtaaataaataaataagaaatataAGAACCTTATATTACCACCATATTTTATGTTTGACCTCATCATCATATTTAAATCCTCCCATAATTTGAGGCATTGTGATTAACCAAAATGCAACAATGCTTGGATCTTTCATGCTATTAATAATATGCTGAAACACAAAAGTAGATGTTTTGAAGTGAGATAATTGTTACAAGAGGAAAAGGGGTAGAATCGTAATTGACATTTACCTCAtaagggttttttgtttttttcattatGTTGTAAGCTTTGCATGGAGGCTCGATAATTTGCAAAGTAAATAAAACTAAAGGGGTGTTTCTTTTTTCCTTCATTAAACTCTATAGTGAAAGACTATATGGATAAAGTGTTCTATACATAAAAATTGTAgataaagatggaaaataaaacacaatggattatgagaaatcacaaaaaataagaaccaaacctaggaaccaacatcgaacaaaaaccctactttctttacttaaaaaaaatcaacataCCTGCACATACTCAAAACCGTAGAAAGAATTTCACAAAAGAAAtgttatttcataaaaaaaaaaaaaaaaaaaaaaaaaaaaaaaaaaaaaaggagccTGAAAAAAAAGATGGTGGTAAACCGAAAAAGAcatatcaaaatcaacaaaaaaacgaatatataaacataaatgatGGACCTGATAAATGATTTCTGTCATATTATCCCTAAAATAAAAATGAAGTCATCAATGAATCTTAACATTGTCGATGATAGTGACAATAACTTAGATTAAGAAAAAAAAGATCTGATATTAGAGATAAAGTGGAGGGAGATGATTAGCTTCGTTGCAGATTTATTGGTTATagtttctttatatttaatattgtggGGGGTTTTATGTGGTCCATTTTGAAGGAACATAAATAAATtgctattttttgaaataaacagtTATATTTCGCAATATagccataaaataacaatgtattttgaaagtacattgttaaatgttggattatacttgtgtaGACCCATTTTCACGCATAGTTGACTATATATAGTTGTTTTCCGtgtcacaaataaaaaatgtttgAAGATACTTATATGTGACAAACAAGGTCATTgaactaataaaataaaaaatgttatcTATAAAGATGTTCTTtaacgctatatatatatatatatatatatatatatatatatatatatatatatatatatatatatatatatatatatacacctattttgatgtaatttatacacatttcaataataccaataaccctattttttataactattttgtaatatctatataaatttgcattttatTTATGTATTCCCCGCGTTTAACgtgggtcataatctagtttttaacaaaacaaaaacattgtTACCAAAAATTTCCCTCTCCTTaattagcaatattggaaaacgTTTCTTGATAAAAATCAAGATTTTTTAGATATATATCATAGCACACTTTATAATAGTCATGAATTACAAAGTGAAACTAAACCACATCAAAGGTATCACCACCATTCACTTGAAAATCTTGAATGGTTTAATAATATCAAGTGAAAATCACACTTAAACCATACACATTCATGCTTACTACCGTATTTTCTTTTTCGTATTATCTCATCTACACCAAGATCGCTATACACCATATCCATTTTCAATTTCCATCATCTACCTTCCTTCTTCCATTTCTTTAGGTTTAGGGTTCCTCTCTATTTTCAATAAGAGATTCCAAACGCGAAGAACTACTCCTTCCCCAAGCTCTCTCCTTCCATATCCTCTCAACTTCCTCAAAGCTCAACCCTTTCGTCTCCggcacaaacacaaacacaaacgcAAACGCAAGAACAGCAATGGCAGCCAGAATCAAGAACGTCCAACCAGTCCCAACAGCTTCCGCAATCGAAAGAAAGCTCTGCGCCACCACCAAATTCGACACCCAATTCACCGTCGCCGACATCCCTCCACATATCCCTCTATACGATTCCGGATATATCTCAGAATTCACCGTCCATGGAACTGGACCCATACCAGGGGCGAAGAACGCAATGTAAAGAGCTAACCCTAGAACAGCGACCCACCCAATGTTCGCAACCCCAATCGATTCAAAGTAAAACGCAACCGATAGAAGAATCAAAGAGAGGATTACACCTGACAGACTGCTTAGCGCTAATTTCCGGCGGCCGAAATGGTCGATGAGGTAGATTCCGACGACGGTGCCGGCGGCGTTCATTAATGCGACTATGAGGGATAATAAAAGGGCTAACTGGTTTGATTTGAATCCGGCCATTTGAACTATGGTTGGACTGTAGTACATGACTGTGTTGATTCCGGTGAACTGTTGGAAAGCTTGAAGACCAGCTCCGGCGAAAAAGGCAAGGCGGATTTCTTTGATTCTGAAAACGTCCCAGTAGCTGACGGCGTTTTTGCGTTGGTTTTCTTCTTCTAGAGCGGTGGAAAGCTGGTCGAGCTCTTCTTCTAACCGGTAAGGATCGTAGATTTTTGAGAGGACAACAATGGCGTCGGATTTGCTTTTCTTCATGTAAAGCCACCGTGGTGATTCGGGAAGAAATAACATCAAGAAGAATTGGATTATAGCGGGAACAGCAGCTACTCCAAGCATCCATCGCCATGTCCCACGAACCTGTTCAATAGCATATGTATAGAGTTTTAGATTCGAGACATTTTATGAAGATCTATGAATCTGGATTCTATTTAGAGAATATTAGTCATAAATGTGAATCTTGGATGTTAATCATGTTATTATGTATAGTTTGGGGACTATTTTTCTCATTTATGCATAATGTCACATTTTGTGATTTCTATTTAGACTGTTTAATATTCACAAGTTCCACGATCTGAACAAAAAAAAACGAACAGGTTGGTCTGAAAATTAACATCTCATTTAAAATTGAATTGAGATTTGAGATATTATGTCAAACCTCTCGACTTGACGGTTGACACTTATACCAACCCCGATCGTCGATAAACATTTTTcctaaaaaataaagtaaaaaaaatgtcGTTTTAAACCCTGAGATCGATGGTGGGAAAACACCTTACGTTATGACGAAGCAATGAGTTTTGCTTATTGGGTAGTTTGTGATCA is a window of Lactuca sativa cultivar Salinas chromosome 1, Lsat_Salinas_v11, whole genome shotgun sequence DNA encoding:
- the LOC111896984 gene encoding inositol transporter 1; translated protein: MTIETLPGSSGFIDSSHDKKITYFSNTYVLGLTVVAGIGGLLFGYDTGVISGALLYIRDEFEAVDQSSFLQETIVSMALVGAMIGAAAGGAINDEYGRKAATLLADVIFALGSFVMAAAWNPYVIIFGRLLVGLGVGVASVTAPMYIAEAAPSEIRGGLVSTNVLMITSGQFLSYLVNLAFTEVRGTWRWMLGVAAVPAIIQFFLMLFLPESPRWLYMKKSKSDAIVVLSKIYDPYRLEEELDQLSTALEEENQRKNAVSYWDVFRIKEIRLAFFAGAGLQAFQQFTGINTVMYYSPTIVQMAGFKSNQLALLLSLIVALMNAAGTVVGIYLIDHFGRRKLALSSLSGVILSLILLSVAFYFESIGVANIGWVAVLGLALYIAFFAPGMGPVPWTVNSEIYPESYRGICGGMSATVNWVSNLVVAQSFLSIAEAVGTGWTFLILAAIAVLAFAFVFVFVPETKGLSFEEVERIWKERAWGRSSSSRLESLIENREEP